In Synechococcus sp. PCC 6312, one genomic interval encodes:
- a CDS encoding phosphotransacetylase family protein, with protein sequence MPHHLIIGSITPYSGKSATVLGLAQQLQKRKLPIAFGKPIGTELGESGLDADVAFIQTTLGLSNQQIRPSILTLTPDLITQRLRGLDIHNYADKLSAYQELGNLDELVLLEGPSTLEEGRLFGLSLREMAMALPAKILLIARYLSPQVVESLLLAQSELGEHLLGILINDIAPNYWESATLAKEFLEAQGMPVLGLLPRNQLLRSVSVQELVRQLGAEVLCRGDRLDLLVEELSIGAMNVSAALKYFRKGNNMAVITGGDRTDIQWAALETSTHCLILTGHLPPTPALMARAEELEIPILSVDLDTLTAVEIVDRAFGQVRLHEAVKVDCVYQLMAKHFQTERLLSALQLPLPA encoded by the coding sequence GTGCCCCATCATTTAATTATTGGTTCCATCACTCCCTATAGCGGCAAATCGGCGACAGTCCTCGGCCTGGCCCAGCAACTTCAAAAACGTAAACTTCCGATTGCCTTTGGAAAGCCCATCGGGACAGAGTTGGGGGAGAGTGGCTTAGATGCTGATGTTGCCTTTATTCAAACCACCCTTGGCCTGAGTAACCAGCAGATTCGCCCCAGCATTTTAACCTTAACCCCCGATTTAATCACTCAACGGTTGCGGGGCCTGGATATTCATAACTATGCCGATAAGCTCTCTGCCTATCAAGAACTGGGGAACCTCGATGAATTAGTCCTTTTAGAAGGCCCCAGCACCCTCGAAGAAGGCCGGCTTTTTGGCTTATCTCTGCGCGAGATGGCCATGGCTCTTCCAGCTAAAATTCTCCTGATTGCCCGCTATCTTTCCCCCCAAGTTGTTGAATCCCTGCTCCTAGCCCAGTCGGAATTAGGCGAGCATTTGCTGGGTATCTTGATCAACGACATTGCCCCGAATTATTGGGAATCTGCCACCCTTGCCAAGGAATTTCTTGAAGCCCAGGGAATGCCAGTTTTAGGGTTACTGCCGCGCAATCAACTCCTCCGCAGTGTCAGTGTGCAAGAATTGGTGCGACAACTTGGGGCTGAGGTTTTGTGTCGGGGAGATCGATTAGATTTACTAGTGGAAGAATTAAGCATTGGGGCCATGAATGTCAGCGCGGCACTTAAATATTTTCGCAAGGGCAACAACATGGCAGTGATTACGGGAGGCGACCGGACAGATATTCAATGGGCGGCCTTGGAAACCTCGACCCACTGTTTGATTTTGACGGGTCACTTGCCCCCCACACCTGCCTTAATGGCCCGGGCTGAAGAACTGGAAATTCCAATCCTCTCAGTTGATTTGGATACCTTGACCGCCGTTGAAATTGTGGATCGGGCCTTTGGGCAAGTACGACTCCATGAAGCGGTCAAAGTGGATTGTGTCTATCAACTGATGGCGAAACATTTCCAAACTGAGCGACTCTTGAGTGCGCTGCAATTACCGTTGCCGGCCTGA
- the ebsA gene encoding type IV pilus biogenesis protein EbsA yields the protein MAVNLDLLKPAPPKDVNIFTPYIPSGKRAFLPLGIALYQRGTLEGQRGIEGGDNIDFVASWNISNLPADLARCNVVFDGNPELTYEITMTTFELVDHLIDVLISYRRARVADFSKTFYRKLLRLE from the coding sequence ATGGCTGTGAATCTGGATCTACTCAAACCTGCCCCGCCCAAAGATGTCAACATTTTTACACCCTATATTCCCAGTGGGAAGCGGGCCTTTTTACCCTTGGGGATTGCTCTCTATCAGCGGGGAACCTTGGAAGGACAACGGGGAATTGAGGGGGGAGACAATATAGATTTTGTCGCGAGTTGGAACATTTCAAACCTACCGGCAGATTTGGCCCGCTGTAATGTGGTTTTTGATGGTAATCCAGAATTAACCTACGAAATTACCATGACAACTTTTGAGTTGGTGGATCACTTGATTGATGTCCTAATTAGTTATCGGCGGGCCCGAGTGGCGGATTTTTCCAAAACGTTTTATCGGAAACTATTACGATTAGAGTAG
- a CDS encoding radical SAM protein, with protein sequence MAPLVANYYLTYRCNARCHFCDIWALEPGQEADFAAIQKNLQDLRRLGVKYVDFTGGEPLLRADAPDIYRTAKGLGFVTSMTTNTILYPKRAKEIHGLVDFLNFSLDGADAETHDHSRGVKIFETLVDSVKIAKDLGEYPVLNHTVTAQNYDRIGEVAELGQRLGVRVWLNPAFTAHDHYNSKKNPTPAIADSIEQNARKYSNVGYNKAALALIRAGGNDTQNPRCKAVDAVIAISPNDELLLPCYHFAQKGVPIEGKLYDLYKQSDVVEDYRQSQGRLSVCEGCTVWCYLIPSFFKGVDKYWFLNQMSYAGEFLARKRFLQRA encoded by the coding sequence ATGGCCCCATTGGTTGCCAACTACTATCTCACCTATCGTTGTAATGCCCGTTGCCATTTTTGTGATATTTGGGCCTTGGAACCGGGTCAGGAGGCGGATTTTGCAGCCATTCAGAAAAACCTCCAGGATCTGCGGCGACTGGGAGTGAAGTATGTGGACTTTACGGGCGGTGAACCCCTGTTGCGGGCCGATGCCCCGGACATTTACCGCACGGCCAAGGGTCTGGGCTTTGTCACCAGCATGACCACCAATACGATCCTCTATCCCAAGCGGGCAAAAGAGATCCATGGCCTGGTGGATTTTCTCAACTTTTCCTTGGATGGGGCTGATGCCGAAACCCACGATCACTCGCGGGGCGTGAAAATCTTTGAGACATTGGTGGACTCGGTCAAAATTGCCAAAGACCTCGGCGAATATCCGGTACTCAACCACACTGTTACTGCCCAAAACTATGATCGCATCGGGGAAGTGGCGGAACTGGGGCAACGCTTAGGAGTGCGAGTCTGGTTGAATCCCGCTTTTACGGCCCATGACCATTACAACAGCAAGAAGAACCCAACGCCTGCGATCGCCGACAGCATTGAACAGAATGCCAGGAAGTATAGTAACGTTGGTTACAATAAAGCAGCCCTAGCCTTAATTCGCGCCGGAGGAAATGATACCCAAAATCCCCGCTGTAAAGCGGTTGATGCGGTAATTGCAATTTCTCCCAATGACGAGTTATTGCTGCCCTGCTACCACTTTGCCCAAAAAGGAGTCCCCATTGAGGGGAAACTCTATGATCTGTATAAGCAGTCGGACGTGGTGGAAGACTATCGGCAATCCCAAGGGCGGTTATCGGTTTGTGAAGGCTGTACGGTGTGGTGCTACCTCATTCCCAGCTTTTTCAAAGGTGTTGACAAGTACTGGTTCTTAAATCAAATGTCTTATGCCGGAGAATTCCTGGCCCGAAAGCGATTCCTACAACGAGCTTGA
- a CDS encoding glycosyltransferase family 2 protein, producing MPENSWPESDSYNELDPLDALLTDWVDETDQAALTPQPILDGRRIKAAMVLSAVWAVVISLHLMAHGIWLIWALTTVMTVHGVRLVTTRPKSGLELPLEADPELAEAIQLPSVSLVVAAKNEAAVIARLVKSLCGVNYPADLLDVWIVDDNSSDETGAILKELKTEYQHLNVLRRGPGATGGKSGALNQVLPLTKGEIIGVFDADAVIDPGLVKTVITRFQAPRVGAVQVRKAISNSDINFWTEGQTAEMALDAYFQQQRIAVGGLGELRGNGQFVRRAALADCGGWNESTITDDLDLSLQLHLQAWDIDLLMDPAVSEEGVTTAKALWHQRNRWAEGGYQSYLDYWSELVRNRLGTRKSLDMLFWLMIKYGIPTATIPDLLMAALRAKSPLLIPLTSLSLTLSVIGMLRAIPRTQAMPMHLFHLVFSAIRATVYMLHWLPVVAGVTLRMSVRAKRLKWVKTVHGESAASGA from the coding sequence ATGCCGGAGAATTCCTGGCCCGAAAGCGATTCCTACAACGAGCTTGATCCGCTTGATGCCCTGTTGACCGATTGGGTGGATGAAACCGATCAGGCCGCGCTCACGCCCCAACCCATTTTAGATGGGCGGCGGATTAAGGCGGCGATGGTTTTGTCTGCGGTCTGGGCGGTGGTGATTAGTTTGCATCTCATGGCCCATGGGATTTGGTTGATCTGGGCCTTAACCACGGTGATGACGGTGCATGGTGTTCGGTTAGTAACAACTCGCCCAAAATCTGGGCTTGAATTACCGCTTGAAGCGGATCCGGAATTAGCTGAGGCAATTCAACTCCCGTCTGTTTCCTTGGTTGTTGCGGCCAAAAATGAGGCGGCAGTGATTGCCCGTTTGGTGAAGTCACTCTGTGGGGTAAATTATCCGGCAGACTTACTGGATGTTTGGATTGTGGATGACAACAGCAGCGATGAAACTGGAGCCATTCTTAAAGAACTCAAAACCGAATACCAACATCTCAATGTTTTACGGCGGGGGCCGGGGGCGACTGGGGGCAAATCGGGGGCATTGAATCAAGTATTACCGTTGACCAAAGGCGAGATTATTGGCGTGTTTGATGCCGATGCGGTGATTGACCCAGGCCTGGTTAAAACCGTAATCACCCGTTTTCAAGCTCCAAGAGTTGGGGCCGTTCAAGTCCGTAAAGCCATTAGCAACAGTGATATTAATTTCTGGACTGAGGGGCAAACCGCGGAGATGGCCTTAGATGCCTATTTTCAACAACAACGAATTGCGGTCGGGGGTCTGGGCGAGTTACGGGGGAATGGGCAGTTTGTCCGGCGGGCGGCCTTGGCGGATTGTGGCGGTTGGAATGAATCCACAATTACCGATGATTTGGACTTAAGTTTACAGCTCCACCTCCAGGCCTGGGATATTGATCTGCTCATGGATCCGGCAGTTTCTGAAGAAGGAGTGACGACTGCAAAAGCCCTTTGGCATCAACGGAATCGCTGGGCCGAAGGAGGCTATCAAAGTTACCTCGATTATTGGTCAGAGCTAGTCCGCAATCGCCTCGGAACCCGCAAAAGCCTAGATATGTTGTTTTGGCTGATGATTAAATATGGGATTCCTACGGCCACGATTCCCGACCTGCTGATGGCAGCCTTACGGGCCAAATCTCCCCTGTTAATCCCCCTGACTAGCCTGAGTTTGACCCTCTCTGTGATTGGGATGTTACGGGCCATTCCCCGCACCCAAGCCATGCCGATGCATCTGTTTCATTTAGTATTTTCAGCGATTCGGGCCACGGTTTATATGCTCCATTGGTTGCCGGTGGTGGCCGGGGTGACGTTACGGATGTCGGTGCGGGCCAAGCGGTTGAAGTGGGTCAAAACTGTGCATGGAGAGTCGGCCGCTTCGGGGGCTTAA
- a CDS encoding MFS transporter: MLSPGPQPTSGGFLSLLHNRNFLKLWSGQIISQLGDKIFLVLLITLVVNYQAPAYLATSMASAVMVANTLPAVFFGSAAGIFVDRYPKRTILSVTNILRGLLVLAIPFLPNEFALLLLVAFLESILTQFFAPAEQAAIPLLVDEKNLLSANALFITTMMGSLVIGFAIGEPVLSWAQSWGKLGREFFVGGLYISAGLVLSWIRVQESVTTHDQKWQFIGDLKDGFGYLRKNKVLGQAMLQLTVLYCVFAALTVLAVGLAQEIGLKPNQFGFLLAGSGVGLILGAGILGQWGERWSDRPLPLYGFLSMAFVLLVFAFVDRLWLGLGLSVFLGIGASFIGVPMQTLIQIKTPPEMRGKVFGFQNNIVNIALSVPLALAGILADLVGLQAVLVGLGIVVAVAGIWAWQKGQQIVEESI, encoded by the coding sequence ATGCTCAGTCCAGGCCCACAACCCACTTCGGGGGGATTTCTTTCCCTGCTCCACAACCGCAACTTCCTCAAACTCTGGAGCGGGCAGATCATCTCCCAATTAGGCGACAAAATTTTCTTAGTGCTTTTAATTACCCTTGTGGTCAATTACCAGGCCCCGGCCTACTTAGCGACCTCGATGGCTTCGGCGGTGATGGTGGCGAATACGTTACCCGCAGTTTTTTTTGGGTCGGCGGCCGGAATTTTTGTCGATCGCTATCCAAAACGCACCATTCTCAGTGTCACTAATATTTTGCGGGGGCTGCTAGTTTTAGCGATTCCCTTTTTACCTAATGAGTTTGCGCTACTGTTGCTAGTGGCTTTTTTAGAGTCCATTTTGACCCAGTTTTTTGCCCCGGCGGAACAAGCGGCGATTCCCTTGCTCGTGGATGAAAAAAATCTCCTCTCCGCCAATGCCCTGTTTATTACCACCATGATGGGATCCTTGGTGATTGGGTTTGCCATTGGGGAGCCGGTGTTGAGTTGGGCCCAGAGTTGGGGCAAGCTTGGCCGGGAGTTTTTTGTCGGGGGGCTGTATATTTCGGCTGGCCTGGTCTTGAGTTGGATTCGTGTTCAGGAATCTGTAACCACCCATGACCAAAAATGGCAGTTCATTGGGGATCTCAAAGATGGCTTTGGCTACTTACGGAAAAATAAGGTACTCGGCCAGGCCATGCTCCAACTCACGGTTTTGTATTGCGTCTTTGCAGCCTTAACTGTCTTAGCCGTTGGTCTGGCCCAGGAAATTGGCCTGAAACCAAATCAGTTTGGCTTTCTTTTGGCGGGTTCTGGAGTGGGGTTAATCTTGGGGGCTGGAATCTTAGGGCAGTGGGGAGAACGTTGGTCAGATCGGCCCTTACCCCTCTATGGCTTTCTAAGTATGGCGTTTGTCCTACTAGTTTTTGCCTTTGTGGATCGCCTCTGGCTGGGCCTGGGTTTAAGTGTGTTTTTGGGAATTGGAGCCTCGTTTATTGGTGTACCGATGCAAACCCTGATCCAAATTAAAACTCCCCCCGAAATGCGCGGGAAAGTCTTTGGTTTTCAAAATAATATTGTCAACATTGCCCTGAGTGTCCCCTTGGCTTTGGCTGGCATTCTTGCGGATTTAGTGGGTTTGCAAGCAGTGTTAGTGGGTTTAGGGATTGTCGTGGCGGTAGCGGGCATCTGGGCTTGGCAAAAAGGGCAACAGATTGTCGAAGAGAGCATTTGA
- a CDS encoding DedA family protein, whose product MLLPEISLDVVQDFAREYGYWTILGGIMLENMGIPLPGETIVLVGGFLAGSGEMRFPVVLGCAILGATLGDNFGYWLGRLGGWPLLVKIGEFFKLDVAQLEDLRNRFSFNAPRAVFLGRFVALLRIFAGPLAGISQMPYGQFLLCNVAGAALWASVMVSLAYFAGRLVSLETLVTWVAQFSLLALAGLGAWVAFSAWRHRRGLQQAVVPSSDSSSI is encoded by the coding sequence ATGCTCTTGCCGGAAATTTCCCTCGATGTAGTTCAAGATTTTGCCCGTGAGTATGGTTATTGGACAATCCTCGGTGGGATCATGCTGGAAAATATGGGGATTCCCTTGCCTGGAGAAACGATTGTGCTTGTGGGGGGATTTTTGGCGGGGAGTGGGGAAATGCGCTTTCCTGTGGTTTTGGGCTGTGCGATTCTTGGGGCGACCTTGGGGGATAACTTTGGCTATTGGTTGGGGCGACTGGGGGGCTGGCCGTTACTGGTCAAGATTGGGGAATTTTTCAAACTAGATGTGGCTCAGTTGGAAGATTTGCGCAATCGGTTTAGTTTTAATGCCCCCCGCGCAGTCTTCTTGGGCCGGTTTGTCGCCTTGTTACGGATTTTTGCCGGACCCTTGGCGGGAATTTCCCAGATGCCCTATGGTCAATTTTTGCTCTGTAATGTGGCGGGGGCGGCGTTGTGGGCGAGTGTGATGGTCTCCTTGGCCTATTTTGCTGGGCGATTAGTCTCCTTAGAAACCTTAGTCACTTGGGTGGCCCAGTTTAGTTTGTTGGCATTGGCAGGCCTGGGGGCTTGGGTCGCTTTCTCGGCCTGGCGGCATCGCAGGGGGTTACAGCAAGCAGTGGTTCCGTCCTCC